Proteins encoded together in one Triticum dicoccoides isolate Atlit2015 ecotype Zavitan chromosome 7B, WEW_v2.0, whole genome shotgun sequence window:
- the LOC119336983 gene encoding GDSL esterase/lipase At1g28640-like — translation MAMIGGTARDYSGTSMFTGYGVHLDGSMDSQMEALRRLLPCICGTRQSCKEYLAKSLFVFQLGENDYKIQLVNGSTLHEARKSIPSIVNTITSGVEKLITLGAVDIMVSNVAPMGCYPLYLNFFESSDKGDYDEYGCLRNHNALFDRHNSFLKNGLRKLQKKHQHTRIMHADLASQIYQMVQDPKKFGFGIGTILMGCCGKANAPNGFDLLAMCGMDGSSVCHDPGSHLTWDGMHLSDAANKHIAEGWLSGTYCRPPILW, via the exons ATGGCCATGATCGGCGGCACCGCGCGCGACTACAGCGGCACCAGCATGTTCACCGGCTACGGCGTGCACCTCGACGGCTCCATGGACAGCCAGATGGAGGCTCTCCGCCGACTACTGCCTTGCATCTGCGGGACACGGCaga gttgcaAGGAGTATTTGGCCAAGTCCCTGTTTGTGTTTCAGCTGGGGGAGAACGACTACAAAATCCAGCTGGTGAATGGGTCCACGCTACACGAGGCAAGAAAGAGCATACCCAGCATAGTCAACACCATCACATCCGGCGTAGAG AAATTAATCACTCTCGGCGCAGTTGACATCATGGTGTCGAATGTTGCTCCGATGGGGTGCTACCCGCTATACCTGAACTTCTTCGAGAGCTCCGACAAGGGTGACTACGACGAGTACGGGTGCCTGAGAAACCACAACGCCTTGTTTGATAGGCACAACTCTTTCCTCAAGAACGGGCTCAGAAAGCTTCAAAAGAAGCATCAACACACAAGGATCATGCATGCCGACCTCGCGAGCCAGATCTACCAAATGGTACAGGATCCCAAAAAGTTTG GCTTTGGGATTGGGACCATACTTATGGGATGTTGCGGAAAGGCCAATGCGCCAAATGGATTTGATCTGCTCGCAATGTGTGGGATGGATGGCTCCAGCGTCTGCCATGACCCGGGGAGCCACCTAACCTGGGACGGTATGCACCTTAGCGACGCTGCCAACAAACATATCGCCGAGGGTTGGCTAAGTGGCACGTACTGCCGCCCACCGATTCTGTGGTGA
- the LOC119336984 gene encoding glutathione S-transferase T3-like, producing MVHIATGPRMVEEGGEASVVDSEGKKALRELRTKWRCKSKSSSSPIPSLIGNDDLPDPLPDSLDEATTTPGKLPPATTPLPSLHHQILVMDDQSYFDLLQNDVGLNDLHWTEEQHVDLEGPEEQQTDLEGHDEEQTDLEGPAEPTPPMTARSSKAKAKKVSASKASASKRQKNFSKAEDLTLVDAYLEITQDPIIGVDQSRDCYWKRIDAYFHANKSEDHGRTQGFIQHRWAIIQEQVNRFCACYSQVQNRNQSGMTRENKLCQAIVLFANGDKANKSFGLMHCFNKLEDTEKWKSRPQKKQKTSSLDTPNSSSASLFEDEATSPSKVVPKKRPPGIKRAKDAAWRAQSSSSTVNSSAMESFGGILETRESKRQERFELMIAMDKQREEDRLVEERKKLAIQEKKMELEEEKIRIMRMAEERMMGAEESKIMSMDLSGMDEQEQEFYKLRKSQIINRHRNSSA from the exons ATGGTACACATCGCCACTGGACCGCGGATGGTCGAAGAGGGAGGAGAAGCTTCCGTGGTCGATAGTGAAGGCAAAAAGGCGTTGCGGGAGCTCCGCACCAAGTGGAGGTGTAAGAGCAAGTCCAGCAGTTCCCCCATCCCCTCCCTCATC GGGAACGACGACCTCCCCGATCCCCTCCCCGACTCGCTGGACGAGGCAACGACTACGCCCGGAAAACTCCCTCCCGCCACCACGCCACTGCCGTCGCTGCATCATCAG ATTTTGGTAATGGACGATCAGAGTTATTTTGATCTTTTGCAAAATGATGTCGGATTGAATGATTTGCACTGGACCGAAGAACAACATGTCGATCTTGAAGGGCCTGAAGAACAACAAACTGATCTTGAGGGGCATGACGAAGAACAAACTGATCTCGAAGGGCCTGCAGAACCTACCCCTCCTATGACAGCAAGGTCTTCGAAAGCAAAGGCGAAGAAAGTAAGCGCTTCCAAAGCAAGTGCTTCGAAGAGGCAAAAGAATTTCAGCAAGGCTGAAGACTTAACTTTGGTGGATGCGTACCTCGAGATAACTCAAGATCCAATCATAGGAGTAGACCAATCTCGTGATTGTTATTGGAAAAGAATCGATGCTTACTTCCATGCCAATAAATCTGAAGACCATGGTCGCACACAAGGTTTTATTCAGCATCGTTGGGCTATTATTCAAGAACAAGTGAATAGGTTTTGTGCATGTTATAGTCAGGTCCAGAATAGGAACCAAAGTGGGATGACACGTGAAAATAAG CTATGTCAAGCGATTGTTCTCTTTGCCAATGGAGACAAGGCAAATAAATCATTTGGATTGATGCATTGCTTTAATAAGTTGGAAGACACCGAGAAGTGGAAATCTCGGCCCCAGAAAAAACAGAAGACATCCTCCTTGGATACTCCTAATTCATCATCTGCTAGTTTGTTTGAGGATGAAGCTACATCTCCCTCTAAAGTTGTCCCCAAGAAAAGGCCACCTGGAATCAAGAGGGCTAAAGATGCAGCATGGCGGGCTCAAAGTTCTTCCAGTACAGTTAATAGTAGTGCCATGGAATCATTTGGGGGTATCTTGGAGACAAGGGAGTCAAAAAGACAAGAGCGATTTGAGCTCATGATTGCAATGgacaaacagagagaagaagatAGGTTGGTAGAAGAAAGAAAGAAACTTGCAATACAAGAAAAAAAGATGGAATTAGAAGAAGAAAAGATACGAATCATGAGAATGGCGGAAGAACGCATGATGGGGGCTGAAGAAAGCAAAATAATGAGCATGGACCTTAGTGGCATGGATGAGCAAGAACAAGAATTCTACAAATTAAGGAAGAGCCAGATCATCAACCGACATCGTAACTCGTCGGCTTGA
- the LOC119341799 gene encoding uncharacterized protein LOC119341799, with the protein MSASDDLVHRIAAFFPLPPPPQKQQLSGVAAAVLSAGGRLGRAVGDVFRRLRIDDGLDIAYARRKRRIVPGRGGARSKQEGIAVGGDRPAVGGSGRFARSQGSMVLSAAFDSRTNDVESSVAARGDLWRAEASHSSSGSGSRGGGDGGAAPLFLVQLGPVLFLRDTTLLFPVHLSKRHLIWYGFERKNGVHSVCPAYWTARRRCFFMSMICLNPFACSFMDMQFPNGQLRYVAGDGFTARGFLPIGGGGIVQAHGKFPGEKRLSFSYKNGSGGSVTPTVQWPDRSLSLGLTQVLSWRRCGLMLQPALQLSVCPTFGGSRSGVSTELVHSVSEEASVACGYSRTASPSAYASVSLGRSKLNGGATSSGLVLRVDAPLHGFGRPWFSIQMNSGLEF; encoded by the exons ATGTCCGCCTCCGATGACCTCGTCCATCGGATCGCCGCCTTCTTCCCGCTCCCGCCGCCCCCGCAGAAGCAGCAGCTCTCCGGCGTCGCCGCGGCCGTCCTCAGCGCGGGCGGCCGCCTCGGCCGCGCCGTGGGCGACGTCTTCCGCCGCCTGCGCATCGACGACGGCCTCGACATCGCGTACGCACGCCGGAAACGTAGGATCGTCCCCGGCAGAGGCGGCGCGCGGAGCAAGCAGGAAGGGATCGCCGTTGGCGGCGATCGTCCGGCCGTAGGTGGCTCCGGGAGGTTCGCGCGGTCGCAGGGGAGCATGGTCCTGTCGGCGGCGTTCGACAGCCGGACGAACGACGTGGAGAGCTCCGTGGCGGCCCGCGGCGACCTGTGGCGCGCCGAGGCATCGCActccagcagcggcagcggcagcagaggCGGCGGTGACGGCGGCGCGGCGCCGCTGTTCCTGGTGCAGCTCGGCCCCGTGCTCTTCCTCCGCGACACGACGCTGCTCTTCCCGGTGCACCTCTCCAAGCGCCACCTCATCTGGTATGGCTTCGAGCGCAAG AACGGAGTGCACTCGGTGTGCCCGGCGTACTGGACAGCTCGCCGGAGATGCTTCTTCATGTCGATGATCTGCCTCAACCCGTTTGCTTGC TCATTCATGGACATGCAATTCCCCAACGGGCAGCTCAGATACGTCGCCGGCGACGGGTTCACGGCGCGTGGCTTCCTCCccatcggcggcggcggcatcgTCCAGGCCCACGGAAAGTTCCCAGGGGAGAAGAGGCTCAGCTTCTCCTACAAG aacgggagcgggggcagcgtcACCCCGACCGTCCAGTGGCCGGACCGGTCCCTCTCGCTGGGGCTAACCCAGGTGCTCTCCTGGAGGAGGTGCGGCCTCATGCTGCAGCCAGCGCTGCAGCTCAG CGTGTGCCCCACGTTCGGCGGGAGCCGGTCCGGGGTGTCGACGGAGCTGGTCCATTCAGTTAGCGAGGAGGCCAGCGTCGCCTGCGGCTACTCCCGCACCGCCTCTCCCTCCGCCTACGCCTCCGTGTCG CTCGGGAGATCAAAGCTGAATGGCGGCGCGACGAGCTCGGGGCTGGTGTTGAGAGTGGACGCACCGCTGCACGGTTTTGGGCGGCCATGGTTCTCCATCCAGATGAACAGTGGGCTCGAGTTCTGA
- the LOC119336982 gene encoding F-box/LRR-repeat protein 13-like, with translation MPPPATAQGTLGAALLAELLHPGRDPDEADEILARLLFCTHHTLPDPPVSAAARLSALPSGDAVDRVSRLPDALLRGIVSLLPVKDAARTAALSRRWRGVWRSAPLVLADADLSPSPAAPAPLSRVLEAHPGPFRCVHLTGSCTEESRHLLAPWLQFLAAKAVQELVLVNSRRPLDVVLPATFLRTATLTRLHLCFWRFPSTAGLPPGVSFPNLRELGLYSVAVESRDLDFMLDRSPVLETLCLEGNLFTLRLRLVSQSLRCVPIIGSFLEEIFVVNAPLLERLINLEGLTPEAGCTKVKIGHAPKLQLLAYLQLDTRNHVLEVGNTIIKAGTRVSPRTMVTSVTVLALEVRFGVRNDAKMIPSVLGCFPNVETLYIKSGQPDQSTGKLNQKFWHDSGAIECIRSRIKRLIFHDFQGGRSELAFLKYFVESALMLKQVVILLSAGSTLAAEEVHSKMANVKRAGEISLMLVTGYSDLEGRYKRGSEFSLGELFSLMKFPWAK, from the exons ATGCCGCCGCCGGCGACAGCCCAGGGCACCCTAGGGGCCGCGCTGCTGGCCGAGCTCCTGCACCCCGGGCGCGACCCAGACGAGGCGGACGAGATCTTGGCCCGCCTGCTCTTCTGCACCCACCACACCCTCCCGGACCCGCccgtctccgccgccgcccgcctctccgCCCTCCCCTCCGGCGACGCCGTCGACCGCGTCAGccgcctccccgacgcgctcctccGCGGCATCGTCTCCCTTCTCCCCGTCAAGGAcgccgcgcgcaccgccgcgctctCCCGCCGCTGGCGCGGGGTCTGGCGGTCCGCCCCGCTCGTCCTCGCCGACGCGGATCTCTCCCCCTCCCCGGCCGCCCCCGCCCCCCTGTCCCGCGTCCTCGAGGCGCACCCGGGGCCCTTCCGCTGCGTCCACCTCACCGGCAGCTGCACGGAGGAGTCCCGCCACCTGCTCGCGCCCTGGCTCCAGTTCCTCGCCGCCAAGGCCGTGCAGGAGCTCGTCCTCGTCAACAGCCGGCGCCCGCTCGACGTCGTCCTCCCCGCCACGTTCCTGCGCACGGCCACCCTCACCCGCCTCCACCTCTGCTTCTGGAGGTTCCCCAGCACCGCCGGCCTCCCGCCGGGCGTCTCTTTCCCCAACCTCCGCGAGCTCGGGCTCTACAGCGTCGCCGTGGAGAGCCGGGATCTGGACTTCATGCTCGACAGGAGCCCGGTGCTAGAGACGCTCTGCCTCGAAGGGAACCTGTTCACGCTCCGGCTGCGCCTTGTCAGCCAAAGCCTCCGGTGCGTGCCGATCATCGGGTCCTTCTTGGAGGAGATCTTCGTGGTGAACGCCCCGCTCCTTGAGCGCCTCATCAATTTGGAAGGTTTGACCCCTGAGGCCGGCTGCACCAAGGTCAAGATTGGCCATGCCCCCAAGCTGCAATTGTTGGCATACCTGCAGTTGGACACGCGGAATCACGTCCTGGAGGTCGGCAACACAATCATCAAG GCTGGTACAAGGGTGAGCCCAAGAACCATGGTGACAAGTGTGACAGTCCTGGCTTTGGAGGTGCGTTTCGGAGTGCGCAATGATGCCAAGATGATTCCCAGTGTCCTCGGATGCTTTCCTAATGTCGAGACGCTGTACATCAAG TCTGGACAGCCTGATCAATCCACTGGCAAGCTCAACCAAAAGTTCTGGCACGACTCTGGTGCCATAGAATGCATCCGTTCGCGCATCAAGCGGCTGATTTTCCATGATTTCCAAGGGGGTCGAAGTGAGCTCGCCTTCCTCAAATACTTCGTCGAGAGTGCGTTGATGCTCAAGCAGGTGGTGATCCTATTGTCCGCTGGCTCCACTTTGGCGGCGGAGGAGGTGCATTCCAAAATGGCGAATGTGAAACGGGCAGGTGAAATCTCCTTAATGCTGGTCACTGGCTATTCTGATCTTGAAGGACGTTACAAGAGAGGGTCTGAATTTTCTCTTGGCGAGCTTTTTTCCCTTATGAAATTTCCTTGGGCAAAGTAA